The DNA region TCCGTATGTTTCTGGAGCTAGTCGTGTGCAGCTCAAACGACAAAATAACGGTATGTCAGTTCAATTCGGTTTGTTTTTTCACCAGATGCCTGCAACGTTTGAGATTACCAGCCAGGAACTAAAACAGAACttcatttttttagtaaaattttttGGCGGTTTGGTTCATTTAAAACAAGGTGGCAGGATTTACTTTGTCAGAtcgatataaaaaattaattttaaggcTTTAAAAAAGTTCATTTTCAGCCCACCATTCTCTGAAGGTATATTTCAGAATTTATTTAGACTGTATGGTTGCCTATGTACAAAATCTTTCACCAGAAAAAAGAAGCAAAAGAAATCCAAACTGTCGATACTATAACATGCAGTTACAGACAAACGACGGAAGTTTTGAAGCTGTCTGTTACAAACCTGGGGCAAAAAGGTTATTTGAGGAAGCATGTACACAGAAATCAGCAATAAAGTTAACACGGTTCAAAAGAAAGgcaaactataaaaataatttgatacaAGATATCGAAATTGGAAAATTCACAACAGTGTCTGGGGATACTGCTAATTTCCCATATGTAGGATTGAAAAAAGATGTGGCACAACTCACCACAGTCGTGGATATAAAATATCATGGTTATGACAAACAAATGGTGTCTGTGGAAGGCTACATCAATGTCAATGAATGCTACCAGTCTGCGTATAGTCAATTCAGCTCCAAGAAAGAAGTTTACTTCAATGACGATACCAACGCTATTGTCCTGACACTATGGGATGATTGCATAAATCTTGTTCCTCGAAGTGGGACATATAAATTATCTAATGTAATTGTGAGGTGTTTGGAATCTTACAAGGATGAGCCTGTTATTATCAGCACAGTGTCGAGCACGGTGATTGAGATTTCAGTGGTTAACATCAAGCAAATGATGCCAGCTTTTACAATCAATCGCATAAAGAAATTCCCAATTCTGGATTTTAACATATCAGCAAGAAACAAAAAGTGTCCCAAATGCAAAACAAACGCTGCTGCCGATTCGCTGACTGATTTTTTCAAATGCATTTCGTGCTCGTCTTTTTCAAGATATTCAAAACTTGAAACTATGCGAACAGTCAAagtaacatttgaagaagacaAAGAAAAGGAGGTAACAATATTTGGGATGCAGCTGCAAGATTATTGTGCACATTTTGGGATCAGCGTGAATGACGAAGATGCCATAACTGAAAGTTTTCTAAAAAACGAAAAATCAAGTGCTGTAGTTAATCGACAGGATGTGTGTGTTGCTTTTAAACATTAACCAACTCAAAACTTTTATGAACACTTTTCAGTTATTattggttgttgttttttgttaactttgtgcACTTATGCATTTTATTTTTGGTTATATATTTGTGGGTAATTactaactatagctagctataagtgGCTCTACCTATATCTCTATCTTGTAACATTTCACAAAGGAACGAAAAAACTTACTTTCTTGTAGCCAGCACACGAAATTGCACTCTAGCTAAAACTACCACTCATATTTTGTTCGTAAATCAGTCATTGACACTGTAAGTGACTGGTTGGTTTTATATTTGATATGATAATGTTTAGATAGCAATAGATTTTGTTCTCAATAACATTTGCAGAGACAACATCCTGTTCTCCTTAATTaggcggacgtcacaaatatttggtgttagagtcaccgaccgaccctaatttttgatcgaaatttttgatatactgagtcggaaaaactaaaatgacaaaaaaatatacgCTGGTTGTCTCCCCACAGCCATTACCCACCATTATTGTTGTGCTTCGCTTTAAAATGCGAAAAGGGTTCTGAGAACTAGTTGAAAACGGCGCGCGGAAACTCTATTTAAACGAGGTGCCaaagttatcattaaatatCGGCGATTTAATGGCTGGATGGTTGGATacaatttttcgaatttttgagTTATCATTCACCATATGACGAGTAAACAGGTGCTGCTTTAATTGGTGGTAATTGATATAAATCTCCAGAAAATATAATACTGATTCCAGCAAATGGCTTGTTTGTTGAACAGCCAAATATTTCTACAAGACGTTG from Hydractinia symbiolongicarpus strain clone_291-10 chromosome 6, HSymV2.1, whole genome shotgun sequence includes:
- the LOC130647904 gene encoding uncharacterized protein LOC130647904; protein product: MSQQRKKSAKNPDTSKSIQPVTTPPTSSQQPGTPPYVSGASRVQLKRQNNDCMVAYVQNLSPEKRSKRNPNCRYYNMQLQTNDGSFEAVCYKPGAKRLFEEACTQKSAIKLTRFKRKANYKNNLIQDIEIGKFTTVSGDTANFPYVGLKKDVAQLTTVVDIKYHGYDKQMVSVEGYINVNECYQSAYSQFSSKKEVYFNDDTNAIVLTLWDDCINLVPRSGTYKLSNVIVRCLESYKDEPVIISTVSSTVIEISVVNIKQMMPAFTINRIKKFPILDFNISARNKKCPKCKTNAAADSLTDFFKCISCSSFSRYSKLETMRTVKVTFEEDKEKEVTIFGMQLQDYCAHFGISVNDEDAITESFLKNEKSSAVVNRQDVCVAFKH